The DNA sequence AATGTGGAGCGGGAGTACGAACGCAACCGGGAGCGCTACCAGCTCCTGCGTTGGGCCCAGACGGCCTTCGAGGATTTCCGGGTGGTGCCGCCGGGTACCGGCATCGTGCACCAGGTCAACCTGGAGTACCTGGCCTCCGTGGTGCACCGCCGCCCCGACCAGGGCGATTGGGTGGCCTACCCCGACACCTGCGTGGGCACGGACTCGCACACCACCATGATCAACGGCCTGGGGGTGGTGGGCTGGGGCGTTGGGGGGATCGAGGCCGAAGCGGTGTTGCTCGGCCAGCCCTACTACATGCTGCTGCCCGAGGTGGTGGGGGTGAAGCTCACCGGGCACCTGCCCGAGGGGGCCACGGCCACGGATCTGGTGCTGCGCGTCACCGAGATGCTGCGCAAGCACGGCGTCGTCGGGCGCTTTGTGGAGTTCTACGGGTCCGGCCTCTCCAACCTTCCCCTGGCGGACCGAGCCACGATCGGCAACATGGCACCCGAGTACGGGGCCACGATCGGCTTCTTCCCGGTCGACGCCGAGACGCTGCGCTATCTCCGGGCCACCGGCCGCAACCCCGACCTGGTCGACCGCGTGGAGCGGGTCGCCAAGGAGACGGGCCTGTTCCGAACCGACGACACGCCCGACCCCGACTACACGTCGCGGCTCGAGCTCGACATCAGCACGGTGGAGCCGAGTCTGGCCGGGCCCAAGCGGCCGCAGGATCGCGTTCGCCTCTCCGACATGAAGTCCACGTTCCAGCGCGATCTCCCGGGGCTGCTGCCCCAGGGGGCCAGCCTCTCCGCCGCCGGGAACGGAGGCACCGCCGTTGCCACCGAGACCCGGCGCGAGGTGGAAGTGGCGCTGGACGGTGAGACCATGCCGGTGGGCGACGGCTCGGTGGTGATTGCCGCGATCACGAGCTGCACGAACACCTCGAATCCGTCGGTCATGGTGGGCGCCGGGCTGCTGGCCAAAGCCGCGGTAGAGCGAGGCCTCGACGTGCAGCCCTGGGTCAAGACCAGCCTCGCGCCCGGATCACAGGTGGTGACGGACTATCTCACCGCTGCCGGCCTGCTGCCCTACCTGGAGCAGCTCAAGTTCCAGGTGGTGGGCTACGGCTGCACCACGTGCATCGGCAACTCCGGACCCTTGCCCGAGCCCATCGAGGGCGCTGTGAAGGACAACCAGCTCGTGGTCGCGGCGGTGCTTTCCGGGAATCGGAACTTCGAAGCGCGGATCCACCCCCATGTGCGCGCCAACTACCTGGCCTCGCCGGTGCTGGTGGTCGCCTACGCGTTGGCCGGCCGGGTGGACATCGATCTGTACAACGAGCCCCTGGGACACGACCGGGAGGGGAAGCCGGTGTTCCTCGCGGATCTTTGGCCGTCGCCTCGCCTCATCCACGACACCATCCAGGCTGCGTTGAAGCCGGACATGTACGTTCAGCGCTACGGCGAGGTGTTCCAGGGAGACGAGCACTGGCGTTCGCTTCCGCTGCCGACCGGCGATGCCAACCTCTACGAGTGGGACGCGGGCTCCACCTACATCCAGAACCCGCCGTTCTTCGAGGGCATGACGCTGGACGTGCCTGCGCTCTCCGACATCGCCGGTGCACGCGTCCTGGCGCTCCTGGGTACGTCCGTCACCACCGACCACATCTCCCCGGCCGGCTCCATCGCCAAGGACGGACCGGCAGGCAGCTACCTGCAGACCAAGGGGGTCGCGCCCCGGGACTTCAACACCTACGGAGCCAGGCGCGGCAACCACGAGGTGATGATGCGCGGGACGTTCGCCAACGTGCGCATCAAGAACCTGCTGCTGGGCGGAAGGGAAGGCGGATACACCATCCACTTCCCCACCGGGGACGAGCTCTCGATCTACGATGCCGCGATGCGCTACGTGGCGGCGGGCACGCCGTTGGTGGTGCTGGCCGGCAAGGAATACGGGACCGGCTCCTCGCGCGACTGGGCCGCCAAGGGAACCTTCCTGCTCGGTGTCCGGGCAGTCATCGCCGAGTCGTTCGAACGCATCCACAGAAGCAACCTCGTCGGCATGGGGGTGCTTCCGCTCGAGTTCATCGACGGACAGAGCGCGCAGTCCCTGGGACTGAACGGTCGCGAGACCTTCGCCATCCACGGCATCGCGTCCGGGTTGACGCCCCGGGGCACGGTGCAGGTCCAAGCGCAGTCCGAGGACGGCTCGGTCACGACCTTCGATGCCCGGGTCCGGCTGGATTCCGACGTCGATCTCGAGTACTACCAGAACGGCGGCATCCTCCAGACCGTCCTGAGGAAGATGGCCAGCGGAGCCATGTAGTGTCCCCGGCACTCGGATGAAGCGCTCGGTCGCTTCGCTCTGCGTCGGCGGGCTCGTTTGGATCGGGGTCGGGTGGCTCTCGCCGCCCGACCTCGCTGCACAGCGCTTTCGCGACATTCCCCCCACCCTCCTCTTCGAGGTGCTGCCCTCGGCCCAGCGCTTCTCGGAGCGCTCAGGCGACCCACCGGTCTTCCGCGCCTACGCCACCGGCGTGGACGGTCAGGAACAGCTGATCGGGTACGTCTTCCACACGGCCGACCTGCCGCCGGAGCGCACCGGCTACAGCGGCCCCATCGAGACGTTGGTGGGGATGGACCTGCAGGGCCGCCTCACAGGTGTGCGGATCACCGACTACTGGGAGTCCCTGCGGAGCAGTCAAGGCGATTTCCTGCGCGTGGCGGGCGTGCAGGAACAGTACGTGGGCAAGCACATCGGGGACGCGTTCTCGGTGGGCGACGACGTGGACGGCGTCTCCCGTGCCACCATCAGCGCGCTCGCGCTCGCGCGCGGGGTACGGGACGCCGCGCGTCGGGTCGCGGAGGCCTACCTGAGCCTGGAAAGGGCGGCGCCCGACGAGACCACGGAAGCCTTCGAGACGCTTTCCTGGTTGGAGTTGGGGCGGCGTGGGCTGGTCGAGCGTATGGCGCTCGAGGGGGCGGGCCGGTCAGCGGCCCAGGTGTCGCTCGTCTTCCTGGAGAATGATCGGTTCGGCGAGCTGCTCGTAGGTGAGCGAGCGATGGAGATGGTGCGTCGCGCGAGGGATGCAGACCCGGGCGCACCTATCGTGCTGTACGGAATCGACGGTCCCGACGTGCGCCTGTTCCAGCGCGAAGGGTGGCAGGTCGTGCAGGGCGCCGACACGCTGGCCCTCGAATCGGAGCGCATCCGCCCCTTCGGGTTGGCGTCCGGCGGCATGCTGGACACGCAGTTGGTCACCTCGGGGCTCATGCTGCTCCCTCCCGCCGTGGACGCGACCCGACCGTTCACGGTCCGCTATCAGCCGACGGCCACGCTGGGCCCTTTCACAGCGGAGATACGCACGCAGGCAGCTCGTCTGGCGAACACGGCGCGGCTCGCCGCGGGCTCCCCCGAAGTCACCGAGGCCGGCTCGCCCGAGGCCCCGCCTGCCGAACCGCCCGCGGAACTCAGCAAGCCGGAGACCCTCACGGAAGCGGACTCCGAGCCCGCGGAGTCCGCGCCGGTCGCCGATACTGCAGCCGTCCCACTGCGGTCCGCGAGCGGCTCGCCGTCCGCCGCAACCAGCGAGACCGTCGAGATCGAACCACCCGCCACGGGTCAGCCCGCGCTGGATCTCCCGCTCCGTGAGTTCCAGGACGAGACCCGGTTCGCGCGCGCCCTGGCCCGCGCCTCCGGTGGCCGACTCCTGGGAATCGTCACGGTGCTGCTGCTCGCGACGCTCGCGTTCTTCAGCAAGCGCCCCGCGGCGCGTTGGACGAGCCTGGCGGCTACGCTGGGGTACCTCGGCTTCATCGATGGTGGTTTCCTTTCGATCTCCCACCTCACCAGCGCCATCTGGGTGGGACCGGGCACGTTCCTCGACGACCTGCCCCTTCTGCTACTGGTGACGTTCACGCTGGTCAGCACCCTGGTCTGGGGGCGCGTCTTCTGTGGCTTCCTCTGCCCGTTCGGCGCGCTTCAGGATCTGCTGGAGCGCATCCTGCCTTCGCGCTGGCAGCGCTCGCTGCCGCGCCCGGTGCACCGGCTCGCGGTCTGGGCGAAGTACGGTGTGCTGGCGCTCATCGTGGGGTCTGCGCTCTCCGGCAGCCACCGAAGCCTCTACGCCTGGTTCGAGCCGTTCGGTACCGTGTTCTTCGGTACGCGCTCGTTCGCGTTGATCGGCATCGCGGGAGCACTCGTGCTGGCCGCGGTCGTGGTGCCGCGCTTCTACTGCCGCTACGCCTGCCCACTGGGCGCCGCGCTGGCTGTGGGCTCGCTCGTCGCGTTCCGGCGGATCCCCCGAGTCCGGCAGTGCACGGTGTGCAGTGTGTGCGAGCAACGCTGCCCGACCGGCGCCATCGAGAAGGCAGCCATCGACTTCAAGGAGTGCGTCCGCTGCAACGTGTGCGAGACGCTCCTGCACACGAAGACCGGAGTGTGCCGTCACGATTGGGCCAGCGTAGAGCCCCGCCTCGTGCAGATCCAGGCGGGAGACCGTCGAGGTGCCGCCCATGTCCGCTGAGCGTCCCACCGTCACCCGGCGCGACGCGCTCCGCATCACGGCCCTGGCCGGGATCTCGCTGGCCTTCGGCGCCAAGTTGCGAGAGAGAGCAGTCCTTCATCGGGTGCACGACACGCGTCGCGGACTCGGCACGCTGATCACGCTCACGGTGGAGCACCCCGACGGTGCAGAAGCTCGTCGGATGCTGGAGCGGGCTTTTCACACGGTCGAGGGCCTCGAGTCCATCCTGAGCCGGCACCGGCCGGGAACAGCGCTGTCGGCCCTCAATCGCACGGGCACGCTGGAACGGGTCCCCTCCGAGCTGATGCAGGTGCTGCGTGCAGCACGAGAGGTCTGGGCACGAAGCGACGGTGCATTCGACCCCAGCATCCTGCCGGTCCTCACCCTCTACGAGGCCTGCTCCCGGGAGGGGCGGCTCCCCACGCAGGTCGAGTTGCGTTCCGCGCGCGCGCAGGTCGGGTTCGAAGGGATCCGGCTGGGAGAGGATCGCGTCGAGTTCGCCCGCCCGGGGATGGGCATCACCCTGGACGGGATCGCAAAAGGGTACGTGGTCGACCGCGTCGTCGAGCGGCTGGTCAGCGATGGGGCCCAGCGCGTCCTGGTCGACGCCGGAGGCGACATGGCCGCGGGCGGCACCACGTCGTTGAGGGAGCCCTGGCGCGTGGCGCTGCAGGACCCACGCTCCTCCGAGCGATCGGTGGGGCAGATCGCCCTCGCGGGCACGGCAGTCGCCACCTCGGGCGACTACATGCGGACGTTCAGCGAGGACCGCTCCGCACACCACATCCTCGATCCGCGCACCGGGACGTCGCCGACGGAGATCGCGTCGGTCAGCGTGACGGCCCCCTCGGCCATGCTCGCGGATGCGCTGTCGACGGCGGCACTGGTACTGGGACCGAGGGACGGGCTGCGCTTGTTGGAACGCACGCCCCACGCGGAGGGCGCGCTGGTCGCCAAGACCGGTGAGGTGAGTCGAACCTCGGGCTGGGCGGCCTTGGAGCTCTGAGCGGCGACGTCGCTACTCGCGCAGGGAAAGCGGAGGACCCAGCACCTCCCGCAGGATCATCGCTTTGCGGGCGGCCGCCGGGTCCTCGAGGCCCAGGGCGCGGGCCGGACGCCGTCGACTCGCGGGGGTCGGACGCCGGAGCGTGGGCGCCGCGGACAGCCCCGACGCGGAGCGCTCCCCGGCGACCGGCAGGGGACGGGGCTCCAGGCGCTCGAGGGAGACGGCTTCCGGAAGCGCGTCCGGGGGCGGCAGGGGGCGCGGCGCGGGGGATGGTCTGCGGGCCCGCGCAGGCGGCACCGCCACCCGGGGGCGTGCACCGTCCGAGCCCGTCGGTCGACGCTGCGGGGTCTGCGCCTGCGGCTCCGGAGCGGGTGTAGGCACCGGCCGCGGCGGACGCCCCTGGGCCAGCGCCTCGATCTCCTCCCAGAGGTCTTTGGGGATCAGGTCACGGGCTCGGCGCGGGCGCGCCTGCGCCACGTCCCCGGACTGCGGGCCCTGCTCCCGGCGCACATCGCTCGGGCCGGGCGCGTTGCGACGAGCGGCGCGCTCCTTCCGCTTCCGCTGATTCCCCAGCGCGCCCAGGAACCACGCGACCAGGAGCAGGATCGGGATCAGGTCCTCCACAGGGGCCTCAGCTGGCGGGAGACACCGGGGACTCTCCGTCCCCACCCGCGATCGCCGACCTCATCTCGGTGTCCGCCTGCACATTGCGATAGCGCACGTAGTCCATGACTCCGAGGTTGCCGGTGCGGAAGGCCTCGGCGATGGCCAGCGGCACCTTGGCTTCGGCCGCAACCAACTCCGCGCGCATCTCCTGCACCTTCGCGCGCATCTCCTGCTCCTGCGCCAGGGCCATCGCATGGCGCTCTTCGGCTTTGGCCTGGGCGATCCGCTTGTCCGCCTCCGCCTGATCCGTCTGTAGCTCGGCCCCGATGTTCTTGCCGACGTCCACGTCGGCGATGTCGATCGAGAGGATCTCGAAGGCCGTCCCGGAGTCGAGCCCCTTGGCCAGCACGGTCTTGCTGATGTTGTCCGGGTTCTCGAGCACGGCCTTGTGCGACTCGGCCGATCCGATGTTGGAGACGATGCCTTCGCCCACGCGTGCGACGATGGTTTCCTCCCCCGCTCCACCCACCAAACGATTGATGTTGGCCCGCACGGTCACGCGCGCGATTGCGATGAGTTGGATTCCGTCCTTCGCCATGGCGGCCACGCGCGGCGTGGTGATCACCTTCGGGTTGACGGAGACCTGGACCGCCTCGAACACGTCGCGGCCGGCCAGATCGATGGCAGCCGCCTGCTGGAAGGACAGATCGATATTGGCCTTGTCGGCGCTGATCAACGCACGCGCCACGCGCTCCACGTCGCCACCGGCGAGATAGTGCGCTTCCAACTCATGGGCGTTCAGTGGGAGCCCGGCCTTCGTCGCCGAGATCAGGGGTCGCACGACCGCGGCCGGATTGACGCGCCGCAGCCTCATGCCGATGAGCTGTCCGATCCCGATGCGCACGCCCGAGAAGATGGCTTCCAACCACAGCTTGACCGGAATCGCCCACAGCACGATCGAGACAAGGAGAATCGCACCGATCGCAACGAGGATCGTCGTCGCGAAGAACAGTTCGTCGCCCATCATTGCTCCGTGATTTCGCGTACCACGTGACGGTACCCCTGAGACGCCACCACACGGATGCGCGCACCCCGGGGAATCCAACCCGACTCCGAGACCACATCGATCCGCTCATCCTCGAACAACCCGGTACCCGAGGGACGCAGGTCCGTCACCGCGGAGCCGTCTCGTCCTACCAGATCCGCCCGCACGGCCGCGGAGACGTATCCCAGCGCGCGGTCGGTCTCGGTATCCAGGAGCACTCCGCGGCGGGCCAACCTTCCGCTGGTGGGAAGGCGCCGGATCAGGGCCCAGCCGATGACGAGCATCATCAGGACCGAGGCGCCCAGGACACCGCTGGCCTGGGCGAGATCCTCCGCCGTGGGAAATGCACCCAGGAGACTCAGGTAGAGGCCACCGGCCACCCCCACGATGCCCAGCACTCCGAAGATGCCGAAGCCTGGAAGCACGAACGCCTCGATGGCCAACAAGACCACACCGACCCCGAAGATCAGCATGTCTTCCCAACCCGCCAGCCCCAGGATCAGGTGGGAACCGAAGAACAGGGAAAGCGCCAGGAACCCTGCCGCCCCGCCCAGTCCCAGACCGGGCGTCTTGATCTCGATCAGCAAGCCCAGGAAGCCGATGGACAGCAGGAAGGGCGCGACCGCCGGGTGCGTGAGCACGCGCACCAGACGCTCGGCCCAATTCGCGCGGGCTTCCGTCACCGGAGCGCTTACCTGTCCGCCGATCGCGGAGACGACCGCGCTCCAGTCGGCGACGGGCTCTGCGTATCCAAGCGCATGGGCCTCTTCGGTGGTCAGCGTCAGGAGCCGGCCCGCCTCGATCACGCCCTCGATGGCGATGGTCTCGTCGACCATGGCCTCGGCCACGCGCGGATCCAGCCCGTGCTCCTCTGCGAGCGCCCGCATCTCGCTGCGCATTGCGGAGACGATCTTCTCGGGAGCCTTCTCCCCGGCCCCGTTCACGGGCGTGGCTGCTCCCATGACGGAGCCCGGAGCCATGTAGACCTTGTCGGTGGCCAGAGCGATCAAGGCGCCGGCCGAGAATGCCCGCCGGTTGACGAACGCATAGACCGGAATGGTCGCGTCCCGCACGGCGTCGGCGATGCGCTCCGCGGCGTCGACCCGGCCACCAGGGGTGTCGATGTCCAGCACGACCGCCAACGCGCCCTTCGCCTCGGCCTCGTGGACGATCCGCTCCACGAAAGGAGCCAACCCCAGCTCGACCGTGCCGGTGACCGGCACACGATAGACGGTCTGAGCGGGGGCCTCCCGCGCGCTCAGGAAACCCGTCACCAGGAGAACCACCGAGAACGCGTTCCGTCGGGTCATGAAGAGATCTACCTCGGCCCGGGGCCGTCATCCTCCTGATGGTCGGCCAGCAGTCGGCACCCGTAGTAGGCGCGACGGACCGCGACCAGGAGATTGCCTTCGTCGAGGGCCTCCCTCGCTCCTTCCTGGAGGTGGAGCGCCCGCGTCTGCCACACTTCAGAGTACGCGTCGGCCGGCAGGTTTCTTCGAACGCGCCGCTGGGAGCACTCCAGGAGCCCCTCGGCCAGGGTCGCCAAAGGGACCGCGAGGAGCTGATCGGATCCCTCGAGGAGCGCTCTCAAGGCCGGGGCACCCTCCAGCCCCTCTGAGGCGCCCAGCCGTTCCTCCACGCCCCGCAGCATCGGCTCCAGGCCGCCTGCGGGCCCCACCAGACTCCGGACTTCCGTGGCTGCCCTCCGGAGCGCCCCCCGTTCACGATCCAGGAGAGCGGCGTCCGTAGCGGCCCGGGCCAGCGGGGCAGCCAACGAGCGGGCCTCGGCCCGAAGCCCCTCGGGATCCTGCGCCGTCCCCGCCCAGGAATCGGTCCAGAGGGTCCGGGCCCGCGCCAGGCCGGGCGAGGCCTCCAGCCCCTCCGTCGTGGAGAGGAGCGTGGGAATCGGTAGCGGAAGCGCCGCCAGAGCCGGGGCCGCCGCGCTGGGGCCCGTCAAATCCTCACAACCCGCCGCGGCGAGAACGCCGATGACGAGCAGCAACCCGCAGAGGCGGGGGCGGGGGGACGACCTCGAGACCTCCATATGCCAAGTATAGCGCGAAATGGGCCCCGGCACCCCCAAAGCCCCCCCGCAACCACGGCGCAAACTGCGCCCGCGGCACTCCATGCCGCGGCGGCTCGCCTTGACCCTCGTGGAACCGGACGCCTAGGTTCGTTCGGACGATCGTCCGAATCTCCTCCCGGAGCGGTGTGGACGCCCGAACGCGGTACGACGACAAGCTCGCCCTGATCCTGCACCGCTCGGCGGAGGTCTTCGCCCAGAAGGGATTCCACCAGGCGAGCGTCCGGGATATCTCTGCGGCGACGGGCGTCAGCCTCTCCGGGCTCTACTACTACTTCAAGAGCAAGGAGGACCTGCTCCTCCTCATCCAGACCCATGCCTTCGAGACATTGCTCGAGCGCTTGGAGATCTCCCTGGAGCAGCCACTACCCCCGGCGGAGCGCCTGTCGAGGATCGTGCACACCCACGTGCGCTTCTTCGTGGACAACATGGCCGAGATGAAGGTCCTCTCCCACGAGGCCGATGCGCTTCCCGCCGGGCGGTCCGCGCCAGTGCGGACCCTGAAGCGGCGCTACGTCCAGCTGGTCGGCGAGTGCCTGGCCGCCTTGGCGCCCGAGGCCTCGCCTGGGGAGCTCCGCATCGGCACCTTCGCGCTCTTCGGGCAGCTCAACTGGATCTACACCTGGTACCGCCCCGATCTCGACCCCGACGCCCCCGCCCTCGCCGAGGCGCTGCTGCAGCTCTTCCTGCGCGGGTTCCCCGCCAGCGTCTCGGGTGGGTCGGCGGAACGTGCCGGGGTATCAAGCCAAGCTTTCTTCCACGCCGACGCTCGGCACGAACAGGACTGAGGGAATGAGCGACAAGAAGCTGGTCCACTATGAAGCCAAGGATGGAGTCGCCCTGCTCACGCTCGACGACCCGCCGGCCAACACCTATACGCACGAGATGATGCGTCAGCTCGACGAGGCCATCGTGCGTGCCCGCTTCGACGACTCGGTCTGGGTGGTCGTGCTCACGGGGAAGGGCGAGAAGTTCTTCAGCGCCGGCGCCAACATCCAGATGCTCTCCGAAGTCACGTCCGGCTTCAAGTACTGTTTCTGCCTGCACGCGAACGAGACGCTGAATCGCCTCGAGCACACCCCCAAGCTCATCATCGCCGCGTTGAATGGTCACACCGTCGGCGGCGGGCTCGAGATCGCGATGGCCGCCGACATCCGCATCGCCCGCAAGGGCGCAGGCAAGTGCGGCCTGCCCGAGGTCAGCCTGGGCGTACTGCCTGGCACGGGCGGGACGCAGCGGCTGGTGCGCATCGTGGGCAAGTCGAAGGCGATCGAGCTGATGGCCACCGGCGACATGTTCGACTTCGAGAAAGCGGAGAGCCTCGGGTTGGTCAACCAGGTCTGGGCGTCGGAGTCACACGCGGACTTCATGGAGAAGATCATGGAGTACGCCAAACAGTTCACGCCGCCCAACAAGGCCGCCAAAGCGGTCGGCAACATCAAGCGTTCGGTGCAGACCGGCGCCGAGGTCCCCTTCGAGCTGGCACTCACGCTCGAGCGTGAGCTGCAGCAACAGCTCTTCCAGAGCGAGGACGCACGCGAAGGCCTGAACGCGTACGTCCAGAAGCGCACGCCCGAATTCAAAGGGCGCTGAGCATGGAGGGAGTGCGCACCCGCCTCTGG is a window from the Gemmatimonadota bacterium genome containing:
- the floA gene encoding flotillin-like protein FloA (flotillin-like protein involved in membrane lipid rafts) — protein: MMGDELFFATTILVAIGAILLVSIVLWAIPVKLWLEAIFSGVRIGIGQLIGMRLRRVNPAAVVRPLISATKAGLPLNAHELEAHYLAGGDVERVARALISADKANIDLSFQQAAAIDLAGRDVFEAVQVSVNPKVITTPRVAAMAKDGIQLIAIARVTVRANINRLVGGAGEETIVARVGEGIVSNIGSAESHKAVLENPDNISKTVLAKGLDSGTAFEILSIDIADVDVGKNIGAELQTDQAEADKRIAQAKAEERHAMALAQEQEMRAKVQEMRAELVAAEAKVPLAIAEAFRTGNLGVMDYVRYRNVQADTEMRSAIAGGDGESPVSPAS
- a CDS encoding NfeD family protein, producing MTRRNAFSVVLLVTGFLSAREAPAQTVYRVPVTGTVELGLAPFVERIVHEAEAKGALAVVLDIDTPGGRVDAAERIADAVRDATIPVYAFVNRRAFSAGALIALATDKVYMAPGSVMGAATPVNGAGEKAPEKIVSAMRSEMRALAEEHGLDPRVAEAMVDETIAIEGVIEAGRLLTLTTEEAHALGYAEPVADWSAVVSAIGGQVSAPVTEARANWAERLVRVLTHPAVAPFLLSIGFLGLLIEIKTPGLGLGGAAGFLALSLFFGSHLILGLAGWEDMLIFGVGVVLLAIEAFVLPGFGIFGVLGIVGVAGGLYLSLLGAFPTAEDLAQASGVLGASVLMMLVIGWALIRRLPTSGRLARRGVLLDTETDRALGYVSAAVRADLVGRDGSAVTDLRPSGTGLFEDERIDVVSESGWIPRGARIRVVASQGYRHVVREITEQ
- the acnA gene encoding aconitate hydratase AcnA gives rise to the protein MAQPTSDPFGARTRLDLPEGPTTVYRPQVVERHGLASFDRLPFSIRILLECVLRHAGRGYVTEEDVGAVAAWSPTRSGADFPFMPTRVVLQDFTGVPAVVDLAAMRDGLARLGGKADRINPVVPADLVIDHSVQVDYFGRGDAYRLNVEREYERNRERYQLLRWAQTAFEDFRVVPPGTGIVHQVNLEYLASVVHRRPDQGDWVAYPDTCVGTDSHTTMINGLGVVGWGVGGIEAEAVLLGQPYYMLLPEVVGVKLTGHLPEGATATDLVLRVTEMLRKHGVVGRFVEFYGSGLSNLPLADRATIGNMAPEYGATIGFFPVDAETLRYLRATGRNPDLVDRVERVAKETGLFRTDDTPDPDYTSRLELDISTVEPSLAGPKRPQDRVRLSDMKSTFQRDLPGLLPQGASLSAAGNGGTAVATETRREVEVALDGETMPVGDGSVVIAAITSCTNTSNPSVMVGAGLLAKAAVERGLDVQPWVKTSLAPGSQVVTDYLTAAGLLPYLEQLKFQVVGYGCTTCIGNSGPLPEPIEGAVKDNQLVVAAVLSGNRNFEARIHPHVRANYLASPVLVVAYALAGRVDIDLYNEPLGHDREGKPVFLADLWPSPRLIHDTIQAALKPDMYVQRYGEVFQGDEHWRSLPLPTGDANLYEWDAGSTYIQNPPFFEGMTLDVPALSDIAGARVLALLGTSVTTDHISPAGSIAKDGPAGSYLQTKGVAPRDFNTYGARRGNHEVMMRGTFANVRIKNLLLGGREGGYTIHFPTGDELSIYDAAMRYVAAGTPLVVLAGKEYGTGSSRDWAAKGTFLLGVRAVIAESFERIHRSNLVGMGVLPLEFIDGQSAQSLGLNGRETFAIHGIASGLTPRGTVQVQAQSEDGSVTTFDARVRLDSDVDLEYYQNGGILQTVLRKMASGAM
- a CDS encoding enoyl-CoA hydratase/isomerase family protein; this encodes MSDKKLVHYEAKDGVALLTLDDPPANTYTHEMMRQLDEAIVRARFDDSVWVVVLTGKGEKFFSAGANIQMLSEVTSGFKYCFCLHANETLNRLEHTPKLIIAALNGHTVGGGLEIAMAADIRIARKGAGKCGLPEVSLGVLPGTGGTQRLVRIVGKSKAIELMATGDMFDFEKAESLGLVNQVWASESHADFMEKIMEYAKQFTPPNKAAKAVGNIKRSVQTGAEVPFELALTLERELQQQLFQSEDAREGLNAYVQKRTPEFKGR
- a CDS encoding TetR family transcriptional regulator — its product is MDARTRYDDKLALILHRSAEVFAQKGFHQASVRDISAATGVSLSGLYYYFKSKEDLLLLIQTHAFETLLERLEISLEQPLPPAERLSRIVHTHVRFFVDNMAEMKVLSHEADALPAGRSAPVRTLKRRYVQLVGECLAALAPEASPGELRIGTFALFGQLNWIYTWYRPDLDPDAPALAEALLQLFLRGFPASVSGGSAERAGVSSQAFFHADARHEQD
- a CDS encoding 4Fe-4S binding protein, giving the protein MKRSVASLCVGGLVWIGVGWLSPPDLAAQRFRDIPPTLLFEVLPSAQRFSERSGDPPVFRAYATGVDGQEQLIGYVFHTADLPPERTGYSGPIETLVGMDLQGRLTGVRITDYWESLRSSQGDFLRVAGVQEQYVGKHIGDAFSVGDDVDGVSRATISALALARGVRDAARRVAEAYLSLERAAPDETTEAFETLSWLELGRRGLVERMALEGAGRSAAQVSLVFLENDRFGELLVGERAMEMVRRARDADPGAPIVLYGIDGPDVRLFQREGWQVVQGADTLALESERIRPFGLASGGMLDTQLVTSGLMLLPPAVDATRPFTVRYQPTATLGPFTAEIRTQAARLANTARLAAGSPEVTEAGSPEAPPAEPPAELSKPETLTEADSEPAESAPVADTAAVPLRSASGSPSAATSETVEIEPPATGQPALDLPLREFQDETRFARALARASGGRLLGIVTVLLLATLAFFSKRPAARWTSLAATLGYLGFIDGGFLSISHLTSAIWVGPGTFLDDLPLLLLVTFTLVSTLVWGRVFCGFLCPFGALQDLLERILPSRWQRSLPRPVHRLAVWAKYGVLALIVGSALSGSHRSLYAWFEPFGTVFFGTRSFALIGIAGALVLAAVVVPRFYCRYACPLGAALAVGSLVAFRRIPRVRQCTVCSVCEQRCPTGAIEKAAIDFKECVRCNVCETLLHTKTGVCRHDWASVEPRLVQIQAGDRRGAAHVR
- a CDS encoding FAD:protein FMN transferase, which gives rise to MSAERPTVTRRDALRITALAGISLAFGAKLRERAVLHRVHDTRRGLGTLITLTVEHPDGAEARRMLERAFHTVEGLESILSRHRPGTALSALNRTGTLERVPSELMQVLRAAREVWARSDGAFDPSILPVLTLYEACSREGRLPTQVELRSARAQVGFEGIRLGEDRVEFARPGMGITLDGIAKGYVVDRVVERLVSDGAQRVLVDAGGDMAAGGTTSLREPWRVALQDPRSSERSVGQIALAGTAVATSGDYMRTFSEDRSAHHILDPRTGTSPTEIASVSVTAPSAMLADALSTAALVLGPRDGLRLLERTPHAEGALVAKTGEVSRTSGWAALEL